A section of the Pseudomonas sp. Q1-7 genome encodes:
- the ybgF gene encoding tol-pal system protein YbgF, translated as MRKSSRVLSFLVLSSLPFAALAEVPVVDNNAGYGGSYPPAGFGTTGAAYAGTGAPTASVSAQGELFMQLQQMQEEIARLRGMLEEQQYEIQRLKQESLERYQDLDRRLSGGAAAGAPATQNSPAAGTPAASGTTTAPAQQQPAASSEPADPAKEKLYYDAAFDLIKAKDFDKASQAFTAFLRKYPNSQYAGNAQYWLGEVNLAKGDLQGASQAFARVGQAYPQHAKVPDSLYKLADVEQRLGNTAKAKTILQQVITQYPGSSAAQLAQRDLQRLP; from the coding sequence ATGCGCAAGTCCAGTCGTGTTCTGAGTTTCCTGGTCCTCTCCAGCCTGCCGTTCGCGGCGCTGGCCGAGGTTCCCGTAGTGGATAACAACGCCGGCTACGGCGGCAGTTATCCGCCTGCCGGTTTCGGCACGACTGGTGCTGCCTACGCAGGGACGGGGGCTCCCACAGCCTCCGTCTCCGCGCAGGGCGAGCTGTTCATGCAGCTCCAGCAGATGCAGGAAGAGATCGCCCGCCTGCGCGGCATGCTCGAGGAGCAGCAGTACGAAATCCAGCGCCTGAAGCAGGAAAGCCTGGAACGTTACCAGGACCTCGATCGCCGTCTTTCCGGTGGTGCCGCCGCTGGCGCACCCGCCACCCAGAATTCTCCCGCCGCGGGCACGCCTGCGGCCAGCGGTACCACGACCGCTCCTGCGCAGCAGCAACCCGCCGCCAGCAGCGAACCGGCCGACCCCGCGAAGGAAAAGCTCTACTACGATGCAGCCTTCGACCTGATCAAGGCGAAGGACTTCGACAAGGCCAGTCAGGCCTTCACTGCCTTCCTGCGCAAATACCCCAACAGTCAGTACGCCGGCAATGCCCAGTACTGGTTGGGTGAAGTGAACCTCGCCAAGGGTGACCTGCAAGGCGCCAGCCAGGCCTTCGCCCGCGTTGGCCAGGCCTATCCGCAGCACGCCAAGGTGCCGGACTCCCTGTACAAGCTCGCCGATGTCGAGCAGCGCCTGGGTAATACGGCCAAGGCGAAGACCATCCTCCAGCAGGTCATCACCCAGTATCCGGGCAGCTCGGCCGCCCAGTTGGCTCAGCGCGACCTGCAGCGCCTACCCTGA
- the pal gene encoding peptidoglycan-associated lipoprotein Pal: MEMLKFGKFAALALAMAVAVGCSSKGGEGTGEGAVDPNAGYNAGGSGVDGSMSEEAALRAITTFYFEYDSSDLKPEAMRALDVHAKDLKSNGNRVVLEGHTDERGTREYNMALGERRSKAVQRYLVLQGVSPAQLELVSYGEERPVATGNDEQSWAQNRRVELRK; encoded by the coding sequence ATGGAAATGCTGAAATTCGGCAAATTTGCTGCTCTTGCTCTGGCCATGGCCGTAGCTGTTGGTTGCTCGTCCAAAGGTGGCGAAGGCACTGGCGAAGGCGCTGTCGACCCGAACGCTGGCTACAACGCCGGTGGCAGTGGCGTAGACGGCAGCATGAGCGAAGAAGCCGCTCTGCGCGCTATCACCACCTTCTACTTCGAGTACGACAGCTCCGACCTGAAGCCGGAAGCCATGCGCGCTCTGGACGTACACGCCAAGGACCTGAAATCCAACGGCAACCGTGTTGTCCTGGAAGGCCACACCGACGAGCGCGGTACCCGCGAGTACAACATGGCTCTGGGCGAGCGTCGTTCCAAGGCCGTTCAGCGCTACCTGGTTCTGCAGGGCGTTTCCCCGGCCCAGCTGGAACTGGTTTCCTACGGCGAAGAGCGTCCGGTTGCCACTGGCAACGACGAGCAGTCCTGGGCGCAAAACCGCCGTGTAGAACTGCGCAAGTAA
- the tolB gene encoding Tol-Pal system beta propeller repeat protein TolB: MKTLIRIVLIGVAMLVGSVQAADPLVITSGTDRATPIAVVPFGWQGGTVLPTDMSDVIGNDLRNSGYFEPIPRQNMISLPTQASEVIYRDWKALGAQYVLVGSIVPAGGRLQVQFALFNVTTEQQVMAGNVSGSTDQLRDMAHYIADQSFEKLTGIKGAFSTRMLYVTAERFSVNNTRYTLQRSDYDGQRAVTLLQSREPILSPRYAPDGRRIAYVSFEQKRPRIFIQHIDTGRREQITNFEGLNGAPAWSPEGNRLAFVLSKDGNPEIYVMDLGSRQLRRVTNNMSIDTEPFWGADGQTLYFTSDRAGKPQIYKASINGGEPQRVTFTGNYNANPKLSADEKMLVMIHRQDGFTNFKVAAQDLTRTGSAPRILSGTTLDDSPTVAPNGTMLIYATRQQGGGVLMLVSTNGRVRVPIPTVQGDIREPSWSPYLN, from the coding sequence GTGAAAACCCTGATTCGTATCGTCCTGATCGGCGTGGCCATGCTGGTCGGCTCCGTCCAGGCCGCCGACCCGCTGGTGATTACCAGTGGTACCGACCGGGCGACCCCGATCGCCGTGGTGCCCTTCGGCTGGCAGGGCGGCACCGTGCTGCCCACCGACATGTCCGACGTCATTGGCAACGACCTGCGCAACTCCGGTTATTTCGAGCCGATCCCACGCCAGAACATGATCAGCCTGCCTACCCAGGCCAGCGAAGTGATCTACCGCGACTGGAAGGCACTGGGCGCCCAGTACGTGCTGGTCGGCAGCATCGTTCCGGCCGGTGGGCGCCTGCAGGTGCAGTTCGCCCTGTTCAACGTCACCACTGAACAGCAGGTCATGGCCGGCAACGTCAGTGGTTCCACCGATCAGCTGCGCGACATGGCGCACTACATCGCCGACCAGTCCTTCGAAAAGCTCACGGGTATCAAGGGTGCGTTCTCCACCCGCATGCTCTATGTGACCGCCGAACGCTTCTCGGTGAACAATACCCGCTACACCCTGCAGCGCTCCGACTATGACGGCCAGCGCGCGGTGACCCTGCTGCAGTCGCGCGAGCCGATCCTGTCGCCGCGCTACGCGCCGGACGGCCGCCGCATCGCCTATGTGTCCTTCGAGCAGAAGCGGCCGCGCATTTTCATCCAGCACATCGACACCGGCCGCCGTGAGCAAATCACCAACTTCGAAGGCCTGAACGGTGCTCCGGCCTGGTCGCCGGAGGGCAATCGCCTGGCGTTCGTGCTGTCCAAGGACGGCAACCCGGAGATCTACGTGATGGACCTGGGCAGTCGCCAACTGCGTCGTGTGACCAACAATATGTCGATCGACACGGAGCCCTTCTGGGGCGCGGATGGCCAGACTCTCTATTTCACCTCGGATCGCGCTGGAAAACCGCAAATCTACAAAGCCAGCATCAATGGCGGCGAACCGCAGCGCGTGACCTTCACCGGTAACTACAACGCCAACCCGAAGCTTTCGGCTGACGAGAAAATGCTGGTGATGATTCACCGCCAGGACGGCTTCACCAACTTCAAGGTGGCCGCCCAGGATCTGACCCGTACGGGCAGCGCTCCGCGCATCCTTTCCGGCACCACGCTGGACGATTCGCCCACTGTTGCGCCCAATGGCACCATGCTAATCTACGCAACTCGCCAGCAGGGGGGCGGCGTACTGATGCTCGTGTCTACAAACGGGCGCGTACGAGTCCCGATTCCCACAGTTCAGGGTGACATTCGCGAACCGTCCTGGTCGCCGTACCTGAACTGA
- the tolA gene encoding cell envelope integrity protein TolA, with product MQQQSERSSSESYFWPTIWAVTLHALMFGMLFVSFAFTPELPPARPIVQATLYQLKSQSQATTQTNQKIAGEAKKTTAPQFETEQLEQKKAEEQKAAAAKAAEQKKAEEARKAEAEQKAAEVKKAAEAKKAEEAKKAEEKKQADIAKKKAEEEAKKKAAEAAKKKAAEDAKKKAAAEAAKKKAAEDAKKKAAADAAKKKAAEEAKRKAAEDKKAAALAELLSEDVGRQQALADEVGDQVAGSLDDLIIKLVSEQWRRPPSARNGMSVEVLIEMLPDGTITNASVTRSSGDAPFDSSAVSAVRSVGRIPEMQQLDRATFDRMYRQRRVIFKPEDLGL from the coding sequence ATGCAGCAGCAGAGCGAACGCTCCTCCTCGGAAAGCTATTTTTGGCCGACCATCTGGGCTGTAACCCTGCACGCCCTGATGTTCGGCATGCTGTTCGTCAGCTTCGCCTTTACCCCGGAACTGCCGCCAGCCCGGCCCATCGTGCAGGCCACCCTGTATCAGCTCAAGTCCCAGAGCCAGGCCACGACCCAGACCAACCAGAAGATCGCAGGGGAGGCCAAGAAAACGACTGCCCCGCAGTTCGAGACCGAGCAACTGGAGCAGAAAAAGGCCGAGGAACAGAAGGCAGCGGCGGCCAAGGCGGCGGAACAAAAGAAAGCCGAAGAGGCTCGAAAGGCCGAAGCCGAGCAGAAGGCCGCGGAGGTCAAGAAAGCCGCCGAAGCCAAGAAAGCCGAGGAGGCGAAGAAGGCCGAAGAGAAGAAGCAGGCCGATATCGCCAAGAAGAAAGCCGAAGAGGAAGCCAAGAAAAAGGCTGCTGAAGCGGCGAAGAAGAAAGCGGCCGAGGACGCGAAGAAAAAGGCCGCGGCCGAAGCCGCCAAGAAGAAGGCTGCGGAGGACGCCAAGAAGAAAGCCGCCGCCGATGCTGCGAAGAAGAAGGCGGCCGAGGAAGCCAAGCGCAAGGCTGCCGAAGACAAGAAGGCCGCCGCACTGGCCGAACTGCTGTCCGAGGACGTGGGGCGTCAACAGGCGCTGGCCGACGAAGTGGGCGACCAGGTTGCCGGCAGCCTCGATGACTTGATCATCAAGCTGGTCAGCGAGCAGTGGCGTCGCCCGCCGTCGGCGCGTAACGGCATGAGCGTAGAGGTACTGATCGAGATGCTGCCGGACGGCACCATCACCAACGCCAGCGTCACCCGCTCCAGCGGCGATGCGCCCTTCGACAGCTCGGCCGTCAGCGCGGTCCGCAGCGTCGGGCGTATCCCTGAAATGCAACAACTGGATCGCGCTACCTTTGACCGGATGTACAGGCAGCGGCGCGTCATCTTCAAACCGGAGGATTTAGGTCTGTGA
- the tolR gene encoding protein TolR — translation MARIRHKRKPVAEMNVVPYIDVMLVLLVIFMVTAPMLNQGVKVDLPKVSSEALPQDNNARVLTISIKADKSYYWNMGEEVDTDQGENSETSVSLESLVQAASGIMAENSRQGKTVQVFVRGDKAVDYGAVMAVMGGLQKAGVANVGLITEAP, via the coding sequence ATGGCCAGAATCCGCCACAAACGCAAACCGGTCGCCGAGATGAACGTCGTGCCCTACATCGACGTCATGCTCGTGCTGCTGGTGATCTTCATGGTCACCGCGCCCATGCTCAACCAGGGTGTCAAGGTCGACCTGCCGAAGGTTTCCAGCGAGGCCCTGCCGCAGGACAACAACGCCCGCGTGCTGACCATCTCGATCAAGGCCGACAAGTCCTACTACTGGAACATGGGCGAAGAGGTCGACACCGACCAGGGCGAGAACAGCGAGACCTCGGTTTCCCTGGAAAGCCTGGTCCAGGCAGCCTCCGGCATCATGGCCGAGAACAGCCGCCAGGGTAAAACCGTGCAGGTCTTCGTCCGCGGTGACAAGGCGGTCGACTACGGCGCCGTGATGGCCGTGATGGGCGGCCTGCAGAAGGCCGGCGTGGCCAACGTCGGGCTGATTACCGAGGCGCCCTGA
- the tolQ gene encoding protein TolQ — protein MEANVVDHTSMWSLISNASIVVQLVMLTLVAASVTSWIMIFQRSNMLRAAKKSLETFEERFWSGIDLSKLYRQAGSNPDPDCGVEQIFRAGFKEFSRLRQQAGVDPDAVMEGVARAMRVAISREEEKLEQSLPFLATVGSTSPYIGLFGTVWGIMNSFRGLAQVQQATLATVAPGIAEALIATAIGLFAAIPAVIAYNRFAARGETLVGRYYTFADEFQAILHRKVHTSDE, from the coding sequence GTGGAAGCCAACGTCGTCGACCATACCTCCATGTGGAGCCTGATCAGCAACGCCAGCATTGTGGTGCAGTTGGTCATGCTGACCCTGGTGGCCGCCTCGGTCACCTCCTGGATCATGATTTTCCAGCGCAGCAACATGCTGCGCGCCGCCAAGAAGTCCCTGGAAACCTTCGAAGAGCGCTTCTGGTCCGGCATCGACCTGTCCAAGCTGTATCGCCAGGCCGGCAGTAACCCGGACCCGGACTGCGGCGTGGAGCAGATCTTCCGCGCCGGCTTCAAGGAGTTCTCGCGCCTCCGCCAGCAGGCCGGCGTCGACCCGGATGCCGTGATGGAAGGCGTGGCCCGCGCCATGCGCGTCGCCATCTCCCGCGAGGAAGAGAAGCTCGAGCAAAGCCTGCCGTTCCTGGCCACCGTGGGCTCCACCAGCCCGTACATCGGTCTGTTCGGCACCGTGTGGGGCATCATGAACTCCTTCCGTGGCCTGGCCCAGGTGCAGCAGGCGACCCTGGCCACCGTGGCGCCCGGTATCGCTGAAGCCCTGATCGCCACTGCAATCGGCCTGTTCGCCGCGATTCCGGCGGTTATCGCCTACAACCGTTTCGCCGCTCGCGGTGAGACCCTGGTGGGCCGCTACTACACCTTCGCCGACGAGTTCCAGGCCATCCTGCACCGCAAGGTGCACACCAGCGACGAGTAA
- the ybgC gene encoding tol-pal system-associated acyl-CoA thioesterase, with protein sequence MRAQNGAQLFQHRCRVYYEDTDAGGIVYYVNYLKFMERARTERLRSLGFAQSELAGENLLFVVHSAEARYLAPAKLDDELNVSAEVMELNRASLRFRQQVRRAADDALLCEGQFLIACVRADSLKPRAIPEALREAFAADPGLFPAGD encoded by the coding sequence ATGCGCGCGCAAAATGGGGCCCAGCTTTTCCAGCATCGTTGTCGCGTCTATTACGAGGACACCGATGCCGGCGGCATCGTCTACTACGTCAATTACCTCAAGTTCATGGAGCGGGCTCGAACCGAGCGTCTGCGCAGTCTGGGCTTTGCCCAGTCCGAGCTGGCCGGGGAGAACCTGCTGTTCGTCGTGCATTCGGCTGAAGCGCGCTACCTGGCGCCGGCGAAGCTGGACGACGAACTGAACGTCAGTGCCGAGGTAATGGAGTTGAACCGTGCCAGCCTGCGTTTTCGTCAACAGGTCAGGCGGGCCGCCGATGACGCATTGCTATGCGAAGGGCAGTTCCTGATTGCCTGTGTACGTGCCGACAGTTTGAAACCCCGGGCGATCCCCGAAGCGCTGCGTGAAGCCTTCGCCGCCGACCCGGGTCTTTTCCCAGCAGGAGATTAA
- the ruvB gene encoding Holliday junction branch migration DNA helicase RuvB produces MIEADRLITASSRDRDEQLDRAIRPLRLADYIGQPVVREQMELFMQAAKGRSEALDHTLIFGPPGLGKTTLANIIASEMGVSIKSTSGPVLERPGDLAALLTNLEAGDVLFVDEIHRLSPIVEEVLYPAMEDFQLDIMIGEGPAARSIKLDLPPFTLVGATTRAGMLTNPLRDRFGIVQRLEFYNTQDLSTIVARSAGILGLHIEPEGAFEIARRARGTPRIANRLLRRVRDFAEVRGQGQITRGIADQALNLLDVDERGFDHQDRRLLLTMIDKFDGGPVGIDNLAAAISEERHTIEDVLEPYLIQQGYIMRTPRGRVVTRHAYLHFGLNLPKRMADNPTADLFGTGDE; encoded by the coding sequence ATGATCGAAGCCGACCGCCTGATCACCGCCAGCAGCCGCGACCGCGACGAGCAGCTGGACCGAGCCATTCGCCCGCTGAGACTTGCCGACTACATCGGGCAGCCGGTGGTGCGCGAGCAGATGGAACTGTTCATGCAGGCTGCCAAGGGGCGCAGCGAGGCCCTCGACCATACGCTGATCTTCGGCCCGCCGGGCCTGGGCAAGACCACCCTGGCGAATATCATCGCCAGCGAAATGGGCGTCTCCATCAAGAGCACATCCGGTCCGGTGCTGGAACGCCCAGGCGACCTGGCGGCGTTGCTCACCAACCTGGAAGCCGGTGACGTGCTTTTCGTCGACGAAATCCATCGACTCTCGCCCATCGTGGAAGAAGTGCTCTACCCGGCGATGGAAGATTTTCAGCTCGACATCATGATCGGCGAGGGGCCGGCGGCGCGCTCTATCAAGCTCGACCTGCCACCCTTCACCCTGGTGGGTGCCACCACCCGCGCCGGGATGCTGACCAACCCGCTGCGCGACCGCTTCGGCATCGTCCAGCGCCTGGAGTTCTACAACACCCAGGACCTGTCCACCATCGTTGCCCGATCCGCCGGCATCCTCGGCCTGCACATCGAGCCCGAGGGCGCCTTCGAGATCGCCCGTCGCGCCCGTGGCACCCCGCGTATCGCCAACCGCCTGCTGCGTCGAGTCCGTGACTTCGCCGAAGTGCGTGGCCAGGGGCAGATCACCCGCGGTATCGCCGATCAGGCGCTGAACCTGCTCGATGTGGATGAGCGTGGCTTCGATCATCAGGACCGGCGTCTGCTGCTGACCATGATCGACAAGTTCGATGGCGGCCCGGTGGGCATCGACAACCTGGCGGCGGCCATCAGCGAAGAGCGCCACACCATCGAGGACGTCCTCGAGCCCTACCTGATTCAGCAGGGCTACATCATGCGGACCCCGAGGGGGAGAGTGGTGACCCGTCACGCCTACTTACATTTCGGCCTCAACCTGCCCAAGCGCATGGCGGACAATCCGACCGCCGATCTGTTCGGCACGGGTGACGAATAG
- the ruvA gene encoding Holliday junction branch migration protein RuvA, whose protein sequence is MIGRLRGNLAEKQPPHLILDVNGVGYELEVPMTTLYRLPSVGEPVTLHTHLVVREDAHLLYGFFEKRERELFRELIRLNGVGPKLALALMSGLEVDELVRCVQAQDTSTLVKIPGVGKKTAERLLVELKDRFKAWETMPAIATLVVEPRVGVAVSSAESDALSALIALGFKPQEASRAVSAIKEDGLSSEEMIRRALKGMV, encoded by the coding sequence GTGATTGGACGCCTGCGCGGCAACCTGGCGGAAAAGCAACCGCCGCACCTGATACTCGACGTCAACGGCGTGGGCTATGAGCTCGAGGTACCGATGACGACCCTCTATCGCCTGCCTTCGGTGGGCGAGCCGGTGACACTGCACACCCACCTGGTCGTGAGGGAAGATGCCCACCTGCTCTATGGCTTCTTCGAGAAACGCGAGCGCGAGCTGTTCCGCGAGCTGATCCGCCTCAACGGCGTGGGGCCGAAGCTGGCCCTCGCGTTGATGTCCGGTCTGGAAGTCGATGAGCTGGTGCGCTGCGTGCAGGCCCAGGACACCTCCACCCTGGTGAAGATACCGGGCGTCGGCAAGAAGACCGCAGAGCGCCTGCTGGTCGAGCTCAAGGATCGCTTCAAGGCATGGGAAACCATGCCGGCCATCGCCACCCTGGTGGTCGAACCCCGGGTTGGCGTGGCAGTCTCCAGTGCGGAAAGCGACGCCTTGAGCGCGTTGATCGCCCTCGGCTTCAAACCCCAGGAGGCCAGCCGGGCGGTGTCCGCCATCAAGGAAGATGGGCTGTCCAGCGAAGAAATGATCCGCCGCGCCCTGAAAGGAATGGTGTAA
- the ruvC gene encoding crossover junction endodeoxyribonuclease RuvC: MTLILGIDPGSRITGYGVVRDTGRGCEYVASGCIRTGAGELHERLQIVFRGVGEVIRTYGPVTMGIERVFMARNADSALKLGQARGAAIVAAAEAGLEIAEYTASQVKQAIAGTGGADKQQVQMMVMHLLKLVQKPQIDASDALAIALCHAHHRQSLIPHGLATAKRRGGRLRL, from the coding sequence ATGACCCTGATTCTTGGTATCGATCCCGGTTCGCGGATTACCGGCTATGGCGTCGTGCGCGATACCGGGCGCGGCTGCGAGTACGTCGCGTCGGGCTGCATCCGCACCGGTGCCGGCGAGTTGCACGAACGCCTGCAGATCGTCTTTCGTGGCGTGGGCGAAGTGATCCGTACCTACGGGCCCGTGACCATGGGAATCGAGCGGGTGTTCATGGCCCGTAATGCCGACTCCGCGCTCAAGCTGGGGCAAGCCCGCGGCGCGGCCATAGTCGCGGCCGCCGAGGCGGGCCTGGAGATTGCCGAGTACACCGCCAGCCAGGTCAAGCAGGCCATCGCCGGAACCGGCGGTGCCGACAAGCAGCAGGTTCAGATGATGGTCATGCACCTGCTCAAGCTGGTGCAGAAGCCGCAGATCGATGCCTCCGACGCCCTGGCCATCGCCCTGTGTCATGCGCATCACCGACAGAGCCTGATTCCCCATGGCCTGGCCACCGCCAAGCGGCGGGGCGGCCGTCTTCGTTTGTAA
- a CDS encoding YebC/PmpR family DNA-binding transcriptional regulator → MAGHSKWANIKHRKERQDAKRGKIFTKLIRELTVAAKHGGPSPADNPRLRLAVDKALTANMTRDTIDRAIARGAGSNDADNMVELSYEGYAPSGVAIIVEAMTDNRNRTAAEVRHAFSKCGGNLGTDGSVAYMFDRKGQISYAPGVNEEALMEAALEAGADDVVAEEDGSVEVYTTFADFLSVNEALTAAGFKGDEAEVAMIPSITAPIADLETAQKVMKLIDMLEDLDDVQNVYHNAEIADEIMEQLG, encoded by the coding sequence ATGGCTGGTCATTCCAAATGGGCCAATATCAAACACCGCAAAGAACGCCAGGATGCCAAGCGCGGCAAGATTTTCACCAAGCTCATCCGTGAGCTGACCGTCGCCGCCAAGCACGGCGGCCCGAGCCCGGCGGACAACCCGCGTCTTCGCCTGGCCGTGGACAAGGCGCTGACCGCGAACATGACCCGCGACACCATCGATCGCGCGATTGCCCGTGGCGCCGGATCCAACGACGCCGACAACATGGTCGAGCTGAGCTACGAGGGTTATGCACCGAGCGGCGTGGCCATCATCGTCGAAGCCATGACCGACAACCGCAATCGCACCGCTGCCGAAGTGCGTCATGCCTTCAGCAAATGCGGAGGCAACCTGGGCACCGATGGTTCGGTGGCTTACATGTTCGACCGCAAGGGCCAGATCAGCTACGCCCCGGGCGTGAATGAAGAGGCCCTGATGGAAGCGGCGCTGGAGGCCGGTGCCGATGACGTCGTGGCCGAGGAAGACGGCTCCGTCGAGGTGTACACCACCTTCGCTGACTTCCTCTCGGTGAACGAGGCCCTGACCGCCGCCGGCTTCAAGGGCGACGAGGCCGAGGTGGCGATGATCCCGTCGATCACCGCGCCCATCGCCGACCTGGAAACCGCGCAGAAGGTGATGAAGCTGATCGACATGCTGGAAGACCTGGATGACGTCCAGAACGTCTACCACAACGCGGAAATCGCCGACGAGATCATGGAGCAGCTCGGCTGA
- the aspS gene encoding aspartate--tRNA ligase → MMRSHYCGQLNESLDGQEVTLCGWVHRRRDHGGVIFLDIRDREGLAQVVFDPDREDTFARADRVRSEYVVKIVGKVRKRPAGAVNANMASGAIEVLGYELEVLNQAETPPFPLDEYSDVGEETRLRYRFIDLRRPEMAAKLKLRSSITSSIRRYLDENGFLDVETPILTRATPEGARDYLVPSRTHPGNFFALPQSPQLFKQLLMVAGFDRYYQIAKCFRDEDLRADRQPEFTQIDIETSFLDEHDIIGITENMVRKLFKEVLDLEFGEFPHMPFEEAMRRYGSDKPDLRIPLELVDVADQLKGVEFKVFSGPANDPKGRVAALRVPGAASMPRSQIDDYTKYVGIYGAKGLAYIKVNERAKGVEGLQSPIVKFIPEENLNVILDRVGAVDGDIVFFGADKAKIVCDALGALRIKVGHDLNLLTCEWAPMWVVDFPMFEENDDGSLTSLHHPFTSPKCSPEELEANPAAALSRAYDMVLNGTELGGGSIRIHDKGMQQAVFRVLGISEEEQVEKFGFLLDALKYGAPPHGGLAFGLDRLVMLMTGATSIREVIAFPKTQSAACVMTQAPGAVDAKALRELNIRLREQVKAE, encoded by the coding sequence ATGATGCGCAGCCACTATTGCGGCCAACTGAACGAGAGCCTGGACGGCCAGGAAGTCACCCTCTGCGGTTGGGTACACCGCCGCCGCGACCACGGTGGGGTCATTTTCCTCGATATCCGTGACCGCGAAGGCTTGGCCCAGGTGGTGTTCGACCCGGATCGCGAAGACACCTTCGCCCGCGCCGACCGCGTCCGCAGCGAGTACGTGGTGAAGATTGTCGGTAAGGTGCGCAAGCGTCCGGCGGGTGCGGTCAACGCAAACATGGCTTCCGGCGCCATCGAAGTCCTGGGTTACGAGCTGGAAGTGCTGAACCAGGCCGAGACCCCGCCCTTCCCGCTGGACGAATATTCCGACGTGGGCGAAGAAACCCGCCTGCGCTACCGCTTCATCGACCTGCGCCGTCCGGAAATGGCCGCCAAGCTGAAGCTGCGTTCCAGCATCACCAGCAGCATCCGCCGCTACTTGGACGAGAACGGCTTCCTCGACGTCGAAACCCCGATCCTGACGCGCGCGACCCCGGAAGGCGCCCGTGACTACCTGGTGCCCAGCCGCACCCATCCCGGCAACTTCTTCGCCCTGCCGCAGTCTCCCCAGCTATTCAAGCAGTTGCTGATGGTGGCTGGCTTCGATCGCTACTACCAGATCGCCAAGTGCTTCCGCGACGAGGACCTGCGCGCCGATCGGCAGCCGGAGTTCACCCAGATCGACATCGAGACCAGTTTCCTCGATGAGCACGACATCATCGGCATCACCGAGAACATGGTGCGCAAGCTGTTCAAGGAAGTGCTGGACCTCGAGTTCGGCGAATTCCCGCACATGCCGTTCGAAGAGGCCATGCGCCGCTACGGCTCCGACAAGCCGGACCTGCGCATCCCGCTGGAGCTGGTGGATGTCGCCGATCAGTTGAAGGGCGTGGAATTCAAGGTGTTCTCTGGTCCGGCCAATGATCCGAAAGGCCGTGTTGCCGCTCTGCGCGTACCGGGTGCCGCCAGCATGCCGCGCAGCCAGATCGACGACTACACCAAGTACGTCGGCATCTATGGCGCCAAGGGCCTGGCCTACATCAAGGTCAACGAGCGTGCCAAGGGCGTTGAGGGCCTACAGTCGCCCATCGTCAAGTTCATCCCCGAAGAGAATCTCAATGTGATCCTCGACCGCGTGGGGGCGGTGGATGGCGACATCGTGTTCTTCGGCGCCGACAAGGCCAAGATCGTCTGCGACGCGCTGGGGGCCCTGCGTATCAAGGTCGGCCACGACCTCAATCTGCTCACTTGTGAGTGGGCGCCGATGTGGGTGGTGGATTTCCCGATGTTCGAAGAGAACGACGATGGCAGCCTGACTTCGCTGCATCACCCCTTCACCTCGCCCAAGTGCAGCCCGGAAGAGCTGGAGGCCAACCCGGCCGCCGCCCTGTCCCGCGCCTACGACATGGTGCTGAACGGCACCGAGCTGGGCGGCGGCTCCATCCGTATCCACGACAAGGGCATGCAGCAGGCGGTGTTCCGCGTCCTCGGCATCAGCGAGGAAGAGCAGGTAGAGAAATTCGGCTTCCTCCTCGACGCCCTGAAGTACGGTGCTCCGCCTCACGGTGGCCTGGCCTTTGGCCTGGATCGCCTGGTGATGCTGATGACCGGCGCCACGTCGATCCGCGAAGTGATCGCGTTCCCGAAAACCCAGAGCGCGGCCTGTGTCATGACCCAGGCTCCCGGCGCCGTGGATGCCAAGGCTCTGCGCGAGCTGAACATTCGCCTGCGCGAACAGGTCAAGGCCGAGTAA